A single genomic interval of Mangifera indica cultivar Alphonso chromosome 5, CATAS_Mindica_2.1, whole genome shotgun sequence harbors:
- the LOC123216343 gene encoding probable receptor-like serine/threonine-protein kinase At4g34500: MSRQVKYYVFIFLTILDLSKSQTSNNSCILDTHLFPTANSNCKSGNWGGFISSSCCREAFDDYLYAVGRRLNLTGDIFLNSTEQINCLNFMKTFDKDGSSCRISKLTSGEGGCSNYTVSNVVNKLGNRLKNLDEGCKNLSSDGRLDQACTACLRRWEEIDGSSDEEIASAEAEANVCRFAVLMTLIGSRIDNKNWVQAVFNCLAEKPLATVLGVKGETASSKIKKSTGFWIKIGGSVGVALIVVIAAWIILRKRTVKNSSPGMDASDDTLTGESPCLKIPIKEIYSATNSLSASNLLGQGVAGKVYKGILSNGRHVAVKHIIKDGDAETFVREVRSLSDVRHPNLVALLGYCEDKDECFLVYELCHNGNLSEWLYGKDKTLSWIQRLEVAIDSARGLQFLHTYPAGRIVHRDIKPTNILLDADFHAKLSDFGLSKVMDIGQSYVSSEVRGTFGYVDPEYRRNHHVSASGDVYSFGIVLLQLISGQRVINLSVNRPMTLNKMAKFHMRGGNISEFADPKLNGEYPVESFSLVLELALSCTGLKQQRPSMEQVVLRLEHAFKISH, translated from the exons ATGTCTAGACAAGTAAAATATtatgtcttcatcttcttgacCATTCTAGATTTGTCGAAATCACAAACTTCAAACAACAGCTGCATCCTTGATACTCATTTGTTTCCTACAGCTAACTCAAATTGTAAATCAGGCAATTGGGGTGGTTTTATAAGCAGCAGTTGTTGTAGAGAAGCATTTGATGATTACTTATATGCAGTAGGCAGGAGGCTCAACTTAACAGGAGACATATTCTTGAATTCTACAGAGCAAATAAACTgcttaaattttatgaaaacatttGACAAGGATGGTTCAAGCTGTCGTATTTCCAAGCTAACTAGTGGAGAAGGTGGTTGTTCTAACTACACTGTTTCAAATGTTGTTAACAAGCTGGGAAAcagattgaaaaatttagatgaaGGGTGCAAGAATTTGAGCTCAGACGGCAGATTGGATCAGGCTTGTACTGCATGTTTGAGAAGGTGGGAAGAGATTGATGGATCATCTGATGAAGAAATAGCCTCAGCAGAGGCTGAAGCCAATGTGTGTAGATTTGCAGTCTTGATGACTTTAATAGGAAGTCGGATAGATAATAAAAACTGGGTTCAAGCTGTTTTCAATTGCCTTGCAGAGAAGCCTCTTGCCACAG TGTTGGGTGTTAAAGGAGAAACAGCTAGTAGCAAAATCAAGAAAAGCACAG gtttttggattaaaattggCGGTTCAGTAGGAGTTGCACTAATAGTAGTTATTGCAGCCTGGATTATATTAAGGAAAAGGACTGTGAAAAACAGTTCACCAGGAATGGATg CATCAGATGACACACTCACAGGGGAATCTCCCTGCCTAAAGATACCAATTAAGGAAATTTATTCAGCAACAAACAGTCTCAGTGCATCAAACTTACTTGGCCAGGGAGTAGCTG GAAAGGTGTATAAAGGCATACTCTCAAATGGTCGACATGTCGCAGTTAAGCACATCATAAAAGATGGAGATGCAGAGACATTTGTCAGGGAAGTTCGAAGTTTATCTGACGTCCGACATCCAAATCTTGTAGCTTTGCTCGGTTATTGTGAGGACAAAGATGAATGTTTTCTGGTGTATGAGCTGTGCCATAATGGGAATCTCTCAGAGTGGTTATATG GTAAAGATAAAACTCTTTCATGGATTCAAAGGCTTGAGGTTGCAATTGATAGTGCTAGAGGCCTACAATTTCTCCACACTTACCCAGCAGGCCGCATAGTTCACAGAGATATCAAG CCAACAAATATTCTTCTTGATGCTGACTTTCACGCGAAACTTTCGGATTTTGGGTTATCAAAAGTTATGGACATTGGCCAATCCTATGTGAGCTCAGAAGTGCGAGGAACATTTGGTTATGTTGATCCAGAGTATAGAAGAAACCACCATGTGAGTGCTTCAGGTGATGTTTACAGTTTCGGAATAGTACTATTGCAACTCATTTCAGGGCAGAGGGTCATTAATCTGAGCGTCAATAGACCAATGACTCTGAATAAAATG GCAAAATTCCATATGAGAGGTGGAAACATATCAGAATTTGCTGATCCGAAACTTAATGGGGAGTACCCAGTGGAATCCTTTAGCCTTGTACTCGAGTTAGCTTTGTCATGTACAGGTCTCAAGCAGCAAAGACCATCCATGGAACAAGTGGTATTAAGACTAGAACACGCATTTAAAATCTCTCACTGA
- the LOC123215948 gene encoding U-box domain-containing protein 18-like: protein MIHQISGAGRRVLTFPAVHPCESISPSTLLYSLIELAQSICSFKSRFFSANKRNAHGTIRQVQNVLIVLEEFRVELSDVPDSLVLVFSELHLAFQKIHFLLEDCTREGARLWMLMKSDRVANQFRILIRAISTGLDVLPLEAVGLSSEAKELVELAMRQARKARFEVDPDDKRVINDVTRILGRFVDGDDPDRNEIQQFLDYLGVTKWSECNKEIKFLDTEIGMEYLNVEKRGELSILSSLMGLLTYCRCVIFDHVDTEATHHVNNWCTKMLTGVNPDDFMCPISLEIMKDPVTLSSGHTYDRASILKWFRAGNSTCPKTGERLPNKDLVSNLALKRIIQDWSAENGVCIGEESSHKNRDITRTVLAGSMAAEGAVKLLANFLACKLLDGTSEEKKKAAYEIRLLTKATIFNRSCLVEVGSIPSLLNLLSSKDSSTQENAIAALLNLSKHHKSKSIIVENGGLELIIDVLKKGLKVEARNHAAATLFYIASIEEYRKLIGVNPEAIPALVEMVRNGSNRGKKNALVAIFGLLMHPGNHSKVLAAGIVPLLVDLLSSSHIEELVTDSLAVLATLAEKLEGTLAIIRHGALNVIVRILDSSSSRVGKEYSVSLLLALCINGGAYVVALLVKSPSLMGSLYSVLSEGTSRASKKASALIGVLHEFSESSSGSMVPDFPQERPVHVW, encoded by the coding sequence atgatCCATCAAATTAGTGGGGCGGGTCGCCGGGTTCTGACATTTCCGGCGGTTCATCCGTGTGAATCAATCTCTCCATCCACCCTTCTCTACTCACTTATTGAGCTTGCTCAAAGCATATGTTCTTTCAAGTCTCGTTTTTTCTCTGCCAATAAGAGAAATGCTCACGGAACTATTCGCCAGGTCCAGAATGTTTTGATTGTACTAGAAGAGTTTCGGGTCGAACTATCAGATGTTCCGGATTCGCTTGTCCTTGTCTTCTCTGAGCTCCATTTAGCCTTCCAGAAGATTCACTTCTTGTTGGAAGATTGTACCCGTGAAGGTGCACGACTTTGGATGCTTATGAAATCGGATCGGGTGGCCAACCAGTTCCGGATCTTGATTCGGGCCATTAGTACGGGTCTGGATGTCTTGCCCCTCGAGGCAGTTGGCTTATCAAGCGAAGCGAAGGAGTTAGTTGAGCTAGCAATGAGGCAAGCGCGTAAAGCAAGATTTGAAGTTGACCCAGATGATAAACGGGTCATTAATGATGTCACCAGGATCTTGGGTCGGTTTGTGGATGGGGATGACCCAGATAGAAATGAAATACAGCAGTTTTTGGATTACCTGGGAGTCACAAAATGGAGTGAATGCAATAAAGAAATCAAGTTCTTGGATACAGAAATTGGGATGGAGTACTTGAATGTAGAGAAGAGAGGAGAATTGTCAATCTTAAGCAGTTTAATGGGGTTGTTGACCTATTGCAGATGTGTAATTTTTGATCACGTTGACACTGAAGCTACTCATCATGTGAACAACTGGTGCACGAAGATGCTAACTGGGGTGAACCCGGATGATTTTATGTGTCCAATTTCGCTGGAGATAATGAAAGATCCAGTCACGTTGTCCTCAGGACATACTTACGATCGTGCTTCAATCTTGAAATGGTTTAGAGCTGGGAATTCTACTTGTCCCAAGACAGGTGAGAGGCTACCAAATAAGGATCTAGTGTCTAATTTGGCTTTAAAGAGGATCATTCAAGATTGGTCAGCTGAAAATGGTGTTTGCATCGGTGAAGAATCAAGTCACAAGAATCGTGATATTACAAGAACGGTTCTTGCTGGGAGTATGGCTGCTGAAGGAGCTGTGAAATTGTTGGCTAATTTTCTTGCTTGCAAGCTTCTAGATGGGACAagtgaagagaagaagaaagcagCTTATGAGATTCGGCTTCTGACCAAAGCAACCATTTTTAATAGGTCTTGTTTGGTAGAAGTTGGCAGCATTCCAAGTCTATTGAATCTTTTGTCATCAAAAGATTCATCTACTCAAGAGAATGCCATTGCGGCTTTATTGAATCTTTCAAAGCACCACAAAAGCAAGAGCATAATAGTTGAAAATGGAGGATTGGAATTGATTATAGACGTTTTAAAGAAGGGACTGAAAGTAGAGGCTAGGAATCACGCAGCCGCTACACTGTTTTACATTGCGTCTATAGAAGAGTACAGGAAACTGATTGGAGTAAATCCTGAGGCTATACCGGCTTTAGTGGAAATGGTTAGAAATGGATCTAATCGAGGCAAAAAGAACGCATTGGTGGCAATATTTGGGCTGCTAATGCATCCTGGCAATCACTCGAAGGTGCTTGCGGCTGGGATAGTTCCTTTACTGGTTGATCTTTTGAGTTCTTCTCATATAGAAGAGCTTGTAACAGATTCTCTAGCGGTTTTAGCAACTCTAGCAGAGAAACTTGAAGGGACATTAGCAATAATACGTCATGGAGCGCTGAATGTGATAGTGAGGATTCTGGATTCCTCTAGTTCCAGGGTAGGGAAGGAGTACAGTGTGTCTTTATTGTTGGCTTTGTGCATCAATGGTGGTGCATATGTGGTTGCTCTTTTGGTTAAGAGCCCTTCTCTTATGGGATCGTTATATTCGGTACTCAGCGAAGGCACATCGCGAGCTAGCAAGAAGGCCAGTGCTCTCATCGGAGTTCTTCATGAATTTTCTGAAAGCTCGTCTGGCTCAATGGTTCCAGATTTTCCTCAAGAACGTCCTGTTCACGTTTGGTAA
- the LOC123217410 gene encoding probable xyloglucan endotransglucosylase/hydrolase protein 33 — protein sequence MYRNMAFFRNKLLFCLLLFCLTPLVFSHSVSRHYTPPSVTPLTNLFTHVLIDEGFSTFFGGSNIKIINNGSMAAIALDKSSGSGLISRNDYHYGFFSAAIKLPAGISSGVVLAFYLSNANKYPHNHDEIDIELLGHDERNNWVLQTNIYANGSVTTGREEKFYFWFDPTAQHHYYSIIWNVHHIVFLVDNIPVREFPSTGAFSSVYPSKPMSVYVTIWDGSDWATHGGKYPVNYKYAPFVASMAEMEMTGCMSNETVLPNSNSCSKTSHSSSSRSDPVYGQEFVSLSEQQITALQWARSKLMFYSYCKDISRFKVMPSECK from the exons ATGTATCGTAATATGGCATTTTTCAGAAACAAACTGTTATTTTGCCTCTTGCTTTTTTGCTTGACACCACTGGTTTTTTCACACAGTGTTAGCAGGCATTACACGCCTCCCAGTGTCACTCCCTTAACCAATCTTTTTACTCATGTCTTAATTGATGAGGGCTTCTCTACATTTTTTGGAGGATCCAACATCAAGATCATCAACAATGGCTCCATGGCCGCTATCGCTCTTGACAAATCATCCG GCTCTGGATTAATCTCCCGGAACGATTATCACTACGGATTCTTCAGTGCCGCAATAAAGTTGCCGGCCGGAATCTCCTCTGGAGTTGTACTGGCATTCTAT TTGTCTAATGCCAATAAGTATCCTCATAATCATGATGAGATTGATATTGAACTTCTTGGTCATGATGAGAGAAACAACTGGGTTCTCCAAACAAATATTTACGCCAATGGAAGTGTTACTACgggaagagaagagaaattcTACTTCTGGTTCGACCCAACTGCACAACACCATTATTATAGCATCATTTGGAACGTCCATCATATAGT GTTTCTGGTGGACAATATACCAGTAAGAGAATTTCCCAGCACGGGCGCCTTCTCTTCTGTGTACCCTTCAAAGCCGATGTCAGTTTATGTGACCATATGGGACGGATCCGATTGGGCGACCCATGGAGGAAAATATCCAGTTAATTATAAGTACGCGCCTTTTGTTGCTTCAATGGCGGAAATGGAGATGACTGGCTGCATGTCAAATGAAACTGTTCTTCCAAATTCTAACTCGTGTTCAAAGACTAGTCATTCAAGTAGTTCAAGATCCGACCCGGTTTATGGACAAGAATTTGTTTCGCTGTCGGAACAACAAATTACAGCACTGCAATGGGCAAGAAGCAAGCTTATGTTTTACTCGTATTGTAAGGATATTTCTAGGTTCAAAGTCATGCCATCGGAGTGTAAATAA